A part of Pararhizobium sp. A13 genomic DNA contains:
- the gluQRS gene encoding tRNA glutamyl-Q(34) synthetase GluQRS: MNAPLSKQPVFRFAPSPNGQLHLGHALSAILNHDMARTTGGRFLLRIEDIDITRCTPEFEAGIYDDLGWLGLSWETPVRRQSEHLDLYRQALGKLIDRDLVYPAFLTRGAIKTAVAEFEAKGKAWPRDPDGAPLYPGEERKLSAAGRQRMLAGGKPHAWRLDMDRAIAELDAPLTWQETGAGPDGETGRITADPAAWGDVILSRSDAPSSYHLAVTMDDALQGVTHVVRGRDLYHATAVHRLLQRLLDLPEPIYHHHHLIPGPDGRKLSKSNRDTGIAAFRDAGKTPDDVRAMIL; the protein is encoded by the coding sequence ATGAACGCACCTTTGTCAAAACAACCGGTCTTTCGATTCGCGCCAAGCCCGAACGGCCAGCTTCACCTCGGTCACGCATTGTCGGCCATTCTCAATCATGACATGGCGAGGACGACGGGTGGACGCTTCCTGCTCCGGATCGAGGACATCGATATTACCCGCTGCACGCCGGAATTCGAAGCCGGGATCTACGACGATCTCGGCTGGCTCGGATTGTCGTGGGAAACACCGGTCCGCCGGCAGTCCGAACATCTCGATCTCTACCGGCAGGCGCTCGGCAAGCTGATCGACCGGGACCTGGTCTATCCGGCATTCCTGACACGCGGGGCGATCAAGACAGCGGTTGCCGAATTCGAAGCGAAGGGCAAAGCCTGGCCGCGCGACCCGGACGGCGCACCGCTTTATCCCGGCGAGGAGCGGAAGCTCTCGGCCGCCGGCCGCCAGCGGATGCTTGCCGGCGGCAAGCCGCATGCGTGGCGGCTCGACATGGACAGGGCGATCGCGGAGTTGGACGCGCCGCTGACATGGCAGGAAACCGGTGCGGGGCCGGACGGCGAAACGGGACGGATTACCGCCGACCCGGCTGCCTGGGGCGATGTCATCCTGTCGCGCTCCGATGCGCCCTCGAGCTACCATCTCGCCGTGACGATGGACGATGCGCTGCAGGGGGTGACGCATGTGGTACGCGGACGCGATCTCTATCATGCGACCGCGGTGCATCGGCTGCTGCAGCGGCTGCTTGATCTTCCGGAGCCGATCTACCACCATCATCACCTCATTCCCGGGCCGGACGGCCGAAAACTGTCGAAGAGCAACAGGGACACGGGGATTGCGGCTTTCCGTGATGCAGGAAAAACGCCGGACGATGTCAGGGCGATGATCCTATAG
- a CDS encoding YihY/virulence factor BrkB family protein: MPAFIRIAWKVIFDAVWHFSEDDGWAMASHVALSTLLAIFPFLIFGTALGSFLGADQFATTAVHFIFDTWPESIAKPISDEVVRVLTIPRGGLLTISVLAAAYFASNGVEALRVSLNRAYRVAESRPWYKTRVASLGFVLAGVLVLAIVSILLVAVPLAVRYAGTYLPWFNNLLVLLDSWSLAGVFVMLTAGLVVSHLWLPDGHRKILDVLPGIILTLIAWSIGAYVFASYLATFANYVSTYAGLASIMIALVFLYIVGAIFIIGAEINAAIMKYKVKRMVIRSFRGAKEVEGQTAENRRENIL; encoded by the coding sequence ATGCCGGCCTTCATTCGCATAGCCTGGAAGGTCATCTTCGACGCGGTCTGGCATTTCAGCGAGGATGACGGCTGGGCGATGGCGAGCCATGTCGCTCTTTCCACCCTTTTGGCGATCTTTCCCTTCCTGATCTTCGGCACGGCGCTCGGCAGTTTTCTCGGTGCCGATCAGTTCGCGACCACCGCCGTGCATTTCATCTTTGATACCTGGCCCGAATCGATCGCCAAGCCGATCTCGGACGAGGTGGTGCGGGTGCTGACCATCCCACGCGGCGGTTTGCTCACCATATCCGTGCTGGCGGCCGCATACTTCGCCTCCAACGGCGTCGAGGCACTCAGGGTTTCGCTCAACCGCGCCTACCGCGTTGCCGAAAGCAGGCCGTGGTACAAGACGCGTGTGGCCAGTCTCGGTTTCGTGCTTGCCGGCGTCTTGGTCCTTGCCATCGTCAGCATCCTGCTGGTGGCCGTGCCGCTCGCCGTCCGCTATGCCGGAACCTATCTGCCGTGGTTCAACAATCTTCTCGTTCTGCTCGACAGCTGGAGCCTTGCAGGCGTGTTCGTCATGCTGACGGCGGGGCTGGTGGTCAGCCATCTGTGGTTGCCGGACGGACACCGGAAAATCCTCGACGTGCTGCCGGGCATCATCCTGACGCTGATCGCCTGGTCGATCGGCGCTTATGTTTTCGCCTCCTACCTTGCCACTTTCGCCAACTATGTCTCGACCTATGCCGGCCTCGCCTCGATCATGATCGCCCTGGTCTTCCTCTACATCGTCGGCGCCATCTTCATCATCGGGGCAGAGATCAATGCGGCGATCATGAAATACAAGGTCAAGCGCATGGTCATCCGCAGCTTCAGGGGCGCGAAGGAGGTAGAGGGGCAGACTGCGGAAAACCGCAGGGAAAATATCCTATAG
- a CDS encoding SDR family oxidoreductase, which yields MTDRPSIIVTGCSSGIGAWCARALAKDGWRVFATVRRPEDLRSLENDGIEAFLMDYTKPDTIYSLVEQVLVRTGGRLDALFNNGAYGQAGAVEDLPTEALRLQLETNVIGWHDLTRQVIPAMRAQGHGRIVQCSSILGIVPYRWRGAYNASKFALEGLTLTMRMELAGSGIEVSLIEPGPITSRFTANAIAYVERFIDMKGSVHAKEYERQMRRLKGESAPARGKLEPDAVYAALKRALTAKKPKPHYIVTLPAKQGAFLKKLLPAGLFYRIIGRLG from the coding sequence ATGACCGACCGTCCCTCGATAATCGTCACCGGCTGCTCCTCCGGCATCGGCGCCTGGTGCGCCCGGGCACTGGCCAAGGACGGCTGGCGCGTGTTTGCGACCGTCCGGCGGCCGGAGGATCTCAGGTCCCTGGAAAACGACGGCATAGAAGCCTTCCTTATGGATTATACCAAGCCAGACACCATATATTCTCTTGTGGAACAGGTGCTTGTCCGCACTGGCGGCAGGCTGGACGCGCTGTTCAACAATGGCGCCTACGGGCAGGCTGGCGCGGTCGAGGACCTGCCGACGGAAGCCTTGCGCCTGCAATTGGAAACCAACGTCATCGGCTGGCACGATCTGACGCGGCAGGTCATCCCGGCAATGCGGGCGCAGGGTCACGGTCGCATCGTGCAGTGCTCATCCATCCTCGGCATCGTGCCGTATCGATGGCGGGGCGCCTACAATGCGTCGAAATTCGCGCTCGAAGGCCTGACGCTGACAATGCGCATGGAACTTGCCGGAAGCGGCATCGAGGTGAGCCTGATCGAGCCCGGACCGATCACATCGCGCTTCACCGCCAATGCGATCGCTTATGTCGAGCGCTTCATCGATATGAAGGGCTCGGTGCATGCCAAGGAATATGAACGGCAGATGCGACGACTGAAGGGCGAGAGCGCACCTGCCAGAGGCAAGCTGGAGCCCGATGCGGTCTATGCTGCGCTGAAACGCGCATTGACCGCAAAGAAGCCGAAGCCGCATTACATCGTGACGCTGCCGGCCAAACAGGGCGCATTTCTGAAGAAACTGCTTCCGGCCGGTCTGTTCTATCGCATCATCGGCCGTCTCGGCTGA
- a CDS encoding twin transmembrane helix small protein, translating into MNSFMTGLTLLVMGVVVIVLIRGLLNMVRGGDGNTSNKLMQARVFLQAVAIVLIMLTLWFTGGGR; encoded by the coding sequence ATGAACAGTTTTATGACCGGTTTGACGTTGCTCGTCATGGGCGTTGTCGTCATCGTTCTCATCCGCGGCCTCCTCAACATGGTAAGGGGCGGCGACGGCAACACATCCAACAAGCTGATGCAGGCCCGCGTGTTCCTGCAGGCGGTGGCGATCGTGCTGATCATGCTGACGCTGTGGTTCACCGGCGGCGGCCGCTGA
- a CDS encoding cob(I)yrinic acid a,c-diamide adenosyltransferase, which produces MVRLNKIYTKTGDDGTTGLATGPRRLKSDLRVEAYGTIDEANSFIGLARQHTTELAALDAMLMRIQNDLFDLGADLSTPDTGETLPYEPLRIIAAQVTRLETEIDALNAELDPLRSFVLPGGSGAAAALHIARTVARRAERQMVELARMEGEIVSREALAYVNRLSDFLFVAARWTNGKGKSDVLWVPGKNR; this is translated from the coding sequence ATGGTGAGACTGAACAAGATCTACACGAAGACGGGCGACGACGGCACGACGGGTCTCGCCACCGGCCCCCGCCGCCTGAAGAGCGATCTGCGTGTCGAGGCCTATGGCACGATCGACGAGGCCAATTCCTTCATCGGACTGGCGCGCCAGCATACCACTGAGCTCGCGGCGCTGGATGCCATGCTGATGCGCATCCAGAACGACCTCTTCGACCTCGGCGCGGACCTCTCGACGCCGGATACGGGCGAGACGCTGCCTTACGAGCCGCTGCGCATTATCGCCGCACAGGTGACCCGGCTCGAAACCGAGATCGACGCGTTGAACGCCGAACTCGACCCGCTTCGCTCCTTCGTACTCCCCGGCGGCAGTGGAGCGGCGGCCGCACTGCATATTGCCCGCACGGTCGCGCGGCGGGCCGAGCGGCAGATGGTAGAACTGGCGCGAATGGAGGGCGAGATCGTCAGCCGCGAGGCGCTCGCCTATGTCAACCGACTCTCCGATTTCCTCTTCGTCGCGGCGCGCTGGACGAACGGCAAGGGCAAGTCGGATGTGCTTTGGGTTCCGGGCAAAAACAGGTAG
- a CDS encoding rhomboid family intramembrane serine protease, with amino-acid sequence MFIPLHDANSLKHIKVQYVTISLIILNVVIWLFTGPLLVPETFSNATVMGLGYIPAIAFDYARLTPDLVLVPDEATYVTYAFLHGDVWHLAGNMLFLWVFGDNVEDALGHFRYLIFYLLCAAAGALTHGLVNTASEAPLIGASGAISGVVAAYFLLHPKVRVWVLVLFRIPLPLPAFIPLAFWIGQQFFMLVADPESGVSWGAHVGGIIAGLILVVVLRRRDVPLFDRTIVTPRAVRHVEATPSTPSAVATENARKPTPWGRPS; translated from the coding sequence ATGTTCATACCGCTGCACGACGCGAATTCCCTGAAGCACATCAAGGTCCAGTATGTCACGATCAGCCTGATCATCCTCAATGTGGTCATCTGGCTGTTCACCGGACCGCTGCTGGTGCCGGAAACCTTTTCCAACGCCACTGTCATGGGCCTGGGCTACATTCCCGCGATCGCCTTCGACTATGCGCGACTCACGCCTGACCTTGTGCTGGTGCCGGACGAGGCCACTTACGTCACCTATGCGTTCCTGCATGGTGACGTCTGGCATCTGGCCGGCAATATGCTGTTCCTCTGGGTGTTCGGCGACAATGTCGAAGACGCGCTGGGGCATTTCCGCTACCTGATCTTCTACCTCTTGTGCGCCGCCGCCGGCGCCCTGACGCATGGCCTGGTCAACACGGCCTCCGAAGCGCCGTTGATTGGCGCGTCCGGGGCGATCTCCGGGGTCGTCGCCGCCTATTTCCTGCTGCACCCCAAGGTCCGGGTCTGGGTGCTGGTGCTCTTTCGCATCCCGCTTCCCCTTCCCGCCTTCATTCCGCTGGCGTTCTGGATCGGACAGCAGTTCTTCATGCTCGTGGCAGATCCCGAGAGCGGCGTCTCCTGGGGCGCGCATGTCGGCGGCATCATTGCCGGGCTCATTCTGGTTGTCGTTTTGCGACGCCGGGACGTGCCGTTGTTCGACCGCACGATCGTCACGCCGCGCGCCGTCCGGCATGTCGAGGCAACGCCCAGCACCCCGTCTGCCGTTGCCACCGAAAACGCAAGAAAGCCCACGCCTTGGGGAAGACCGTCCTGA
- a CDS encoding electron transfer flavoprotein subunit beta/FixA family protein: MKVLVTVKRVVDYNVKIRVKPDGSGVELANVKMSMNPFDEISVEEALRLKEAGKVSEVVVVSVGPAKAEETLRTALAMGADRAILVETDDAVEPLAVAKIIKGVAEAEQPGLIIVGKQAIDDDSNQTGQMLSALLGWAQGTFASKVEIGDGKAQVTREVDGGLQTIEIKLPAVVTTDLRLNEPRYASLPNIMKAKKKPLDKKTPADFGVDTSPRLKVLKTEEPGGRKAGIKVKSVAELVDRLKNEAGVL, encoded by the coding sequence ATGAAAGTTCTGGTCACCGTCAAACGGGTCGTCGACTACAACGTGAAGATCCGCGTCAAGCCGGATGGATCCGGTGTCGAGCTTGCCAATGTGAAGATGTCGATGAACCCGTTCGACGAGATCTCGGTCGAAGAGGCGCTCAGGCTGAAGGAAGCTGGCAAGGTCTCGGAAGTGGTGGTCGTTTCCGTTGGTCCGGCCAAGGCCGAGGAGACCCTGCGTACGGCGCTTGCCATGGGTGCGGATCGGGCGATCCTGGTCGAGACCGACGATGCCGTCGAGCCGCTCGCCGTTGCCAAGATCATCAAGGGTGTGGCCGAAGCCGAACAGCCCGGCCTGATCATCGTCGGCAAGCAGGCGATCGACGACGATTCGAACCAGACCGGCCAGATGCTGTCGGCGCTGCTCGGCTGGGCGCAGGGCACCTTCGCGTCCAAGGTCGAGATCGGCGACGGCAAGGCGCAAGTGACCCGCGAAGTCGACGGCGGTCTGCAGACCATCGAGATCAAACTTCCAGCAGTTGTCACCACCGACCTGCGCCTCAACGAGCCTCGCTACGCCTCGCTGCCGAACATCATGAAGGCGAAGAAGAAGCCGCTCGACAAGAAGACACCGGCCGATTTCGGCGTCGATACGAGCCCGCGCCTGAAAGTGCTGAAGACCGAGGAGCCGGGTGGTCGCAAGGCCGGCATCAAGGTCAAGTCGGTCGCCGAACTGGTCGACAGGCTCAAAAACGAAGCCGGCGTTCTCTAA
- a CDS encoding electron transfer flavoprotein subunit alpha/FixB family protein, whose translation MAILLLADHDNATLSDQTAKALTAAAKIGGDVHVLVAGSGAKAAAEQAAKLSGVSKVLLADDASLANNLAEPLAALIVSLAGSYDTIISAATSVGKNVLPRVAALLDIAQISEITEVVSADTYRRPIYAGNAIQTVQTSEAKKVITVRTASFASAGEGGSAAVETVSAAANPGLSSFVKDALSSSDRPELTSAKIIISGGRALGSSEKFQQVILPVADKLGAAVGASRAAVDAGYAPNDWQVGQTGKVVAPQLYIAVGISGAIQHLAGMKDSKVIVAINKDEEAPIFQVADYGLVGDLFDILPELEKAL comes from the coding sequence ATGGCCATTCTTCTTCTGGCAGATCACGACAACGCAACCCTGTCCGACCAGACCGCCAAGGCGCTGACGGCCGCCGCCAAGATCGGCGGCGACGTCCATGTGCTGGTCGCCGGTTCGGGCGCCAAGGCCGCGGCCGAACAGGCGGCAAAACTCTCCGGCGTTTCCAAGGTGCTGCTGGCCGATGACGCAAGCCTTGCCAACAACCTCGCCGAGCCCTTGGCGGCGCTGATCGTGTCGCTGGCAGGCAGCTACGACACGATCATTTCGGCCGCGACCTCGGTCGGCAAGAACGTGCTGCCGCGGGTCGCCGCCCTCTTGGACATCGCCCAGATTTCGGAAATCACCGAGGTCGTCTCGGCCGACACTTATCGGCGGCCGATCTATGCCGGCAATGCCATCCAGACGGTGCAGACGAGCGAGGCCAAGAAGGTGATTACCGTGCGCACCGCCTCCTTCGCCTCGGCTGGCGAAGGCGGTTCCGCCGCCGTCGAAACCGTTTCGGCGGCCGCCAATCCGGGCCTGTCCAGCTTCGTCAAGGATGCGCTGTCCTCCTCCGACCGTCCGGAACTGACCTCGGCAAAGATCATCATCTCCGGCGGTCGCGCACTCGGCTCGTCGGAGAAGTTCCAGCAGGTCATCCTGCCGGTGGCCGACAAGCTCGGCGCCGCCGTCGGCGCAAGCCGTGCCGCGGTTGATGCCGGCTACGCCCCGAACGACTGGCAGGTCGGCCAGACCGGCAAGGTCGTGGCGCCGCAGCTCTACATCGCGGTCGGCATCTCCGGCGCCATCCAACATCTGGCCGGCATGAAGGATTCGAAGGTCATCGTCGCCATCAACAAGGACGAGGAAGCCCCGATCTTCCAGGTCGCCGACTACGGCCTCGTCGGCGATCTCTTCGATATCCTGCCGGAGCTGGAAAAGGCACTCTGA
- a CDS encoding 3-hydroxybutyryl-CoA dehydrogenase, producing the protein MIKNIGIVGAGQMGCGIAQVSAAAGYKVHIYDISADRVEAGLATINGNMARQVSSGKLTDEERKKALSLIKGSADINDLSQADLVIEAATEDESIKRKIYGQVCPVLKADAILATNTSSLSITRLASATDRPERFMGIHFMNPVPVMKLVELVRGIATEEETFTTAKQFVTALDKTITVAEDFPAFIVNRILLPMINEAIYTLYEGVGSVDAIDTAMKLGANHPMGPLQLADFIGLDTCLSIMQVLHDGLADSKYRPCPLLVKYVEAGWLGRKSGRGFYDYRGDVPIPTR; encoded by the coding sequence ATGATCAAGAATATCGGAATTGTTGGCGCTGGACAGATGGGCTGCGGCATTGCCCAGGTATCGGCTGCGGCCGGTTACAAGGTGCACATCTATGACATTTCCGCCGACCGCGTCGAAGCCGGCCTTGCAACCATCAACGGCAACATGGCGCGGCAGGTTTCCTCAGGCAAGCTGACAGACGAGGAACGCAAGAAAGCGCTGTCGCTGATCAAGGGATCCGCAGACATCAACGACCTCAGCCAAGCCGATCTCGTCATCGAGGCAGCGACCGAGGATGAGAGCATCAAGCGCAAGATCTATGGCCAGGTCTGTCCGGTTCTCAAGGCCGATGCGATCCTCGCCACCAACACCTCCTCCCTGTCGATCACCCGGCTTGCGTCGGCGACCGACCGGCCGGAACGCTTCATGGGCATCCATTTTATGAACCCGGTCCCGGTGATGAAGCTGGTCGAACTGGTGCGCGGCATCGCCACCGAGGAAGAGACCTTTACCACCGCCAAACAGTTCGTCACGGCGCTCGACAAGACGATCACGGTTGCCGAGGATTTCCCGGCCTTCATCGTCAACCGCATCCTGCTGCCGATGATTAACGAGGCGATCTACACGCTCTATGAAGGCGTCGGCAGCGTCGACGCCATCGATACAGCGATGAAGCTCGGCGCCAACCATCCGATGGGACCGCTGCAGCTTGCCGATTTCATCGGTCTCGATACCTGCCTTTCGATCATGCAGGTGCTCCACGATGGCCTGGCGGATTCGAAATACCGCCCCTGCCCGCTTCTGGTCAAATATGTCGAGGCAGGCTGGCTCGGCCGCAAATCCGGCCGCGGTTTCTACGACTATCGCGGCGACGTGCCCATACCGACACGCTGA
- a CDS encoding EAL domain-containing protein yields MRVQRKLRFIAFVLCFTGLFVGGLYLAHTAFIASWNEKQLRQLAADTINRTELAIDSATMKMSDVILNRSTSCATVDRMAMTKALYGSSIMKNMRLETRSGVCWSYEANNQALEQSIATAPHNRTKSPGYSLFSLRFEGWKGLGVRWQYGQEENIVEVLATSGLLFAILPTELRESALMQLTLADGTSFASYSPERKWYTDGVELTNFEEQSTQYPIKFSLKVDSSALARWNQALSPQTIAIAVAFGLGFGILAARGMFRNTSILDELDAALSSGQIQPYFQPIFDLQDRKLLGFEMLARWIKPDGSMIPPLAFIPLAENSGRIERLTTELLKQAGAQLGELLQTQGHLKLSFNVTPDQYLAEGFVDTLATQATRFRLPLRSLVVEVTERQAIVDKDKAAAVTERLIDAGMRVAIDDAGTGHNGLSAIHALGANYLKIDKFFVDGIALDRKSSELIEMLAALAEKFGMTVVAEGVETEEQIAALLQLGIREGQGYVYSKPVPATTILAMAAKEAAACEQADGRGSLLKSA; encoded by the coding sequence ATGAGAGTTCAGCGCAAACTTCGCTTCATAGCTTTCGTGCTGTGCTTCACCGGGCTGTTCGTCGGCGGCCTCTACCTTGCCCATACGGCCTTCATCGCGTCGTGGAACGAGAAACAGCTGCGCCAGCTTGCAGCTGACACCATCAACCGCACCGAACTGGCGATCGACTCCGCCACGATGAAAATGAGCGACGTCATCCTCAACCGCAGCACGTCGTGCGCCACCGTCGATCGCATGGCGATGACAAAGGCGCTCTACGGATCCAGCATCATGAAGAACATGCGCCTTGAAACGAGAAGTGGCGTCTGCTGGAGTTACGAGGCGAACAACCAGGCGCTCGAGCAATCGATCGCGACCGCACCGCACAACCGCACCAAGAGCCCGGGCTATTCGCTCTTTTCCCTCCGTTTCGAGGGCTGGAAGGGGCTGGGCGTGCGCTGGCAATACGGGCAGGAAGAAAACATCGTCGAAGTTCTCGCGACCAGCGGCCTGCTGTTTGCAATCCTTCCGACCGAGCTGCGCGAGAGCGCGCTGATGCAGCTTACCCTTGCGGACGGCACGTCATTTGCCAGCTATAGTCCCGAGCGGAAATGGTACACCGATGGCGTCGAACTGACCAATTTCGAGGAGCAGTCGACACAATATCCCATCAAGTTCAGCTTGAAGGTCGATTCGTCCGCGCTCGCCCGATGGAACCAAGCGTTGTCGCCTCAGACGATCGCGATCGCCGTGGCTTTCGGCCTCGGCTTCGGCATTCTTGCGGCGCGCGGCATGTTCCGCAACACGTCAATCCTCGACGAACTCGATGCGGCATTGTCCAGCGGACAGATCCAGCCCTATTTCCAGCCGATTTTCGACCTTCAGGACCGAAAGCTTCTCGGCTTTGAAATGCTGGCGCGGTGGATCAAACCGGACGGATCGATGATTCCGCCGCTGGCCTTCATCCCGCTCGCCGAAAACAGCGGCCGTATCGAAAGACTGACAACCGAACTTTTGAAACAAGCCGGCGCGCAACTCGGCGAATTGCTGCAGACGCAGGGCCATCTCAAACTGAGTTTCAACGTTACGCCGGACCAATATCTGGCCGAGGGTTTCGTCGACACTCTCGCCACGCAGGCCACAAGGTTCAGGCTTCCACTGCGCTCGCTTGTCGTCGAGGTCACCGAACGGCAGGCCATCGTGGACAAGGACAAGGCTGCCGCAGTGACGGAGAGACTCATCGACGCTGGCATGCGGGTTGCCATCGATGACGCGGGCACCGGCCACAACGGCCTGTCCGCCATCCATGCGCTCGGCGCCAACTATCTCAAGATAGACAAGTTCTTCGTCGACGGCATCGCCCTTGATCGCAAGTCATCGGAACTCATCGAAATGCTGGCCGCGCTCGCGGAGAAATTCGGCATGACCGTGGTCGCCGAAGGCGTCGAGACGGAGGAGCAGATTGCCGCCCTGCTGCAACTCGGAATCCGCGAGGGGCAGGGTTACGTCTATTCCAAACCGGTGCCCGCAACCACGATCCTCGCCATGGCGGCAAAGGAAGCCGCCGCATGCGAACAGGCGGATGGGCGCGGTTCGCTGTTAAAGAGCGCCTGA
- a CDS encoding TlpA disulfide reductase family protein, protein MTDRHKRLPAARLVMIAALLGLIAGAAAVYVRESGSGNGQAVETADAKACEASKDRVAAITPFLKGQVAAMAPVSEPRPLAGLSFKGKDGKDLTLADFAGKTVLLNLWATWCVPCREEMPALNALQKTEGSDTFEVVAVNIDIGDDEKPKAFLNETGVHELGYYRDVSMGVFNSLKKEGLAFGLPVTLLMDEKGCLISSMNGPAAWDSDDAKALVKAAVAAPPSGAL, encoded by the coding sequence GTGACAGACCGACACAAACGCCTTCCTGCCGCCAGACTGGTGATGATCGCCGCCCTTCTCGGGCTGATCGCCGGTGCGGCAGCGGTATACGTCAGGGAAAGCGGGTCTGGCAATGGTCAGGCGGTGGAAACCGCCGATGCAAAGGCTTGTGAGGCGTCAAAAGATCGGGTCGCGGCGATCACGCCGTTCCTGAAAGGCCAGGTCGCGGCCATGGCACCGGTCAGCGAGCCGCGCCCGCTCGCCGGATTAAGCTTCAAGGGCAAGGATGGAAAAGACCTGACACTCGCCGATTTTGCCGGCAAGACCGTTCTCCTGAACCTCTGGGCGACCTGGTGCGTACCCTGCCGCGAGGAAATGCCGGCGCTGAACGCTCTGCAGAAGACCGAGGGCAGCGACACGTTCGAAGTCGTGGCCGTCAACATCGATATCGGCGACGATGAGAAGCCGAAGGCGTTTCTGAACGAGACCGGCGTGCACGAGCTCGGCTACTACCGGGATGTCTCCATGGGCGTGTTCAATTCGCTGAAGAAGGAAGGCCTCGCCTTCGGCTTGCCGGTCACGCTGCTGATGGATGAAAAGGGCTGCCTGATTTCCTCGATGAACGGGCCTGCCGCCTGGGACAGCGACGACGCCAAGGCGCTGGTCAAGGCCGCTGTCGCAGCGCCGCCTTCAGGCGCTCTTTAA
- the argH gene encoding argininosuccinate lyase: MGDGTSETKSSNQMWGGRFAQGPAAIMEEINASIGFDKKLFAQDIRGSIAHATMLAHQGIISAEDKDKIVHGLDTILSEIESGQFEFSRRLEDIHMNVEARLATLIGPAAGRLHTARSRNDQVALDFRLWVKEELQKCEQMLTDLIAAFLDRAEEHAETVMPGFTHLQTAQPVTFGHHCMAYVEMFGRDRSRVRHAIEHMDESPIGAAALAGTGFPIDRHMTAKALGFREPTRNSIDTVSDRDFALEFLAIASICAVHLSRLAEEIVIWSTPQFGFVRLSDAFSTGSSIMPQKKNPDAAELVRAKTGRINGSLIALLTVMKGLPLAYSKDMQEDKEQVFDSAESLELAIAAMTGMVRDLDVRADRMKAAAGSGYSTATDLADWLVREAGLPFRDAHHVTGRAVALAEQKACELAELSLEDLQAIHADITDKVFDVLTVEASVASRTSFGGTAPSEVRKQIAWWRGRN, from the coding sequence ATGGGCGACGGCACTTCCGAAACCAAAAGCTCCAACCAGATGTGGGGCGGTCGCTTCGCACAAGGGCCGGCGGCGATCATGGAGGAGATAAATGCCTCGATCGGCTTCGACAAGAAGCTTTTCGCTCAGGATATCCGCGGCTCAATAGCGCATGCGACCATGCTTGCGCATCAAGGCATCATTTCGGCCGAGGATAAAGACAAGATCGTTCACGGCCTCGACACGATCCTGTCAGAGATCGAAAGCGGCCAGTTCGAATTCTCCCGCCGGCTCGAAGACATCCATATGAATGTCGAGGCGCGGCTTGCCACGCTGATCGGCCCGGCAGCGGGACGCCTGCACACGGCCCGCTCGCGCAACGACCAGGTGGCGCTCGATTTCCGCCTCTGGGTGAAGGAAGAGCTGCAGAAGTGCGAGCAGATGCTGACGGACCTGATCGCCGCCTTCCTCGACCGCGCCGAAGAGCATGCCGAGACGGTGATGCCCGGCTTCACCCACCTGCAGACCGCGCAGCCCGTCACCTTTGGCCATCACTGCATGGCCTATGTCGAGATGTTCGGCCGCGACCGCTCGCGGGTGCGACACGCCATCGAGCATATGGATGAAAGCCCGATCGGTGCGGCAGCGCTTGCCGGCACCGGATTTCCGATCGATCGCCATATGACGGCCAAGGCGCTCGGCTTCCGCGAGCCGACCCGCAACTCGATCGATACCGTCTCCGATCGCGATTTCGCATTGGAGTTCCTGGCGATCGCCTCGATCTGCGCCGTGCACCTGTCGCGGCTGGCCGAAGAGATCGTCATCTGGTCGACGCCGCAATTCGGCTTCGTGCGCCTGTCGGACGCCTTCTCCACCGGCTCCTCGATCATGCCGCAGAAGAAAAACCCGGATGCGGCCGAGCTGGTGCGGGCCAAGACCGGCCGCATCAACGGCTCGCTGATCGCGCTGCTCACCGTCATGAAGGGTCTGCCGCTCGCCTATTCCAAGGATATGCAGGAAGACAAGGAACAGGTCTTCGATTCGGCCGAAAGCCTGGAACTCGCCATCGCCGCCATGACCGGCATGGTGCGCGACCTGGACGTTCGCGCCGACCGCATGAAGGCCGCCGCCGGCTCCGGCTATTCCACCGCGACCGACCTTGCCGACTGGCTGGTGCGCGAGGCGGGCCTGCCCTTCCGTGATGCCCACCATGTCACCGGCCGGGCGGTGGCGCTGGCCGAACAGAAAGCTTGCGAGCTTGCAGAGCTTTCGCTGGAAGACCTGCAGGCGATCCATGCCGATATCACCGACAAGGTGTTCGACGTGCTGACGGTCGAAGCCTCGGTCGCCAGCCGCACGTCGTTTGGCGGCACGGCGCCGAGCGAAGTGAGGAAGCAGATCGCCTGGTGGCGCGGACGGAACTGA